The Helicobacteraceae bacterium genome contains the following window.
GCGGCAAGACATATCGCGTTTTCAGCCGACAAGGCGCTTAACCGTTTTAGGCTATGATCGACGTTTTTGGAGGGGCGCGTGAAAGAGATTTTAATCACCAACGACGACGGCTACGAGGCGGACGGTTTGAAGGCGCTAATAGAGGCGCTTAGACCCTTAGGTCGCCTAACGATCGTCGCGCCCGCGACGGAAAAATCCTCGTGCGGACACAGCCTGACGCTTACGCGACCGCTAAAGTTTATCGGCGTTAGCGACGATTTTTACAAGCTCGACGACGGAACGCCCTCCGATTGCGTCTATCTCGCTCTCCACTCGCTCTTTGCCGATAGGGCGCCCGATCTGGTCGTAAGCGGGATCAATCGCGGCGCGAACCTAGGCGAGGATATGACCTACTCCGGCACGGTCGCGGGCGCGATGGAGGCGACCTTAAAGGGGATAAACGCGATTGCGATCAGTCAGTTTATGACGAGAGACGACAACGGCGGCTATAGCTACGACTACGATCTAGCCGCGAAAACAGCCCGCGAGATCGTCCAAAAGATTTTCGAGGGCGGCTTTCCGCTCCCGCCGCGCCAACTGCTAAACATAAATATCCCCCATGTTCGCCCCAATCGGTGTAAAGGTTGGAAAATAACCGTCGCGAGCCGTCGAGTTTATACCAACGACGCTTCTAGACGCGTAAATCCGCGCGGAGAGGAGTATTTTTGGCTCGGATCGCTACCCTTTGATTTTATTCCTACGGAAAACGGCGATTACGAAGCGCTAATAGACGGATATGTTTCAATAACGCCCGTTATGTGCGATCTCACCGCGCGCGCCTCAATCCAAACGCTTCGCGCCAGAATAAACGGAAGTTTGTAGCGCCGTCGCGCTAAATTGGCGCTCTTTTATATCGTCCGCATTCGCCGTTTAAGCAAAAAAGCGGCGCGGGCAAACGCTCGCGCATAGTCGCTTTAGCGTATAATCGCGCCAACCATTACAACGAGGCGGGCAATGAGCGATCCATTTTATGTAACTAGTCCTATTTACTATGTAAACGACGTTCCGCACATCGGACACGCCTACTCTACGATTATCTGCGACGTTTTAGCGCGAAACGCCAGACTAAAGGGGCGCGAGGTCTATTTTCTAACTGGAACGGACGAACACGGGCAAAAGATCGAGCAGGCGGCGAAGGCGAAAAACGAAACTCCAAAGGCTTACGCCGACAAGATCAGCGCGGAGTTTAAGGCGCTATGGGATTATTTTGACGTTACCTACGATCGCTTTATCCGCACCACAGATCGCGATCACGAGCTTGGGGTGCAAAAAGCCTTTGAGATTATGCTTAAAAACGGAGATATATACAAAGGCGAGTTTGAGGGGCGCTATTGCGTTTCATGCGAGACTTTTTGGAGCGATTCTCAACTTTTAGAAGGCGGCGCTTGCCCCGATTGCGGCAGACCGACGGAGCTGTTAAAAGAGGAGAACTATTTTTTTAGAATGAGCGCCTATCAAGATCGGTTGCTTCAATGGTATGAAAGCGACGAAAATCTTATTCTGCCACGATCGAGGCGCAACGAGGTGATCCGTTTTGTGCAGAGCGGGCTAGAGGACCTTTCGATTACGCGCACGACCTTTGAGTGGGGAATCAAGCTGCCAAAAAGCGTCGCCGATCCGAAGCACGTAATATACGTTTGGCTCGACGCGCTGATGAACTACGTTACCGCGCTGGGCTGGGGAACGGACGAAAAGAACCTTCGTTTCTGGTCTAACGCCGCGCACGTTATCGGTAAGGATATTTTGCGCTTTCATGCGATCTATTGGCCTGCGTTTCTGATCAGTCTCAACCTGCCGCTTCCAAAGCGAATCGCCGCGCATGGCTGGTGGACGCGCGACGGCGCGAAGATGAGCAAATCCAAAGGCAACGTAGTCGTTCCGCGCGAAGTGGCGGACGCTTACGGGCTGGAGCGGTTTAAATACTTTATGCTTCGCGAAGTGCCGTTCGGACAGGACGGCGACTTTGCGCAAAAAGCGCTGATCGATCGCATAAACTCCGATTTGGCAAACGATCTAGGCAATCTGCTTAACCGTCTGCTCGGCATGGCGGAAAAATACTTCTCCCTTAACGTTACAACGGTTAATACGCCGCATTTTGACGAGAAAAAAGAGGAGATCGACATTCTGATCGCCTCGCTAGATACGTTGTTCGAGTCAATGCAGTTTCACCGCTATTTGGAAGAGCTATGGAAAGTTTTTTCAATCGGCAACAAAGCGATCAATGATTTCAAGCCGTGGGAAAAGATGAAAACGGGCGACGATAGTCAGGTCGCCGAACTGCTAGTTTTTGTCGCCAATCTGCTGGCGAAAGGCGCCGCGCTCTTAGCGCCGATTATGCCAAAGAGCGCCGATCAGATTGCAAAAGCGCTAGGCGTTACCATCGACGCGGCGATAAGAAAATCGTTAATCGAGCAAGGCGAGTGGATCGCCTCGTTCGCGCTAGAGAGACAGGCGCCGCTTTTCGCGCGGATCGAATCCGCGCTCTTAGCCGAAGCGCCAAGCGTCGGAAGCGAAACGCCGGACGCGAGTTTTGATCGCGTTACGATCGACGAGTTTCGCAAAATCGAGATAAAAGTCGGCGTGATCGCGGAGGCGAAAAGAGTCGAAAAGAGCGATAAGCTCCTACTGCTGCAAGTCGATTTGGGCGAGGGCAAACCGCGTCAAATCGTCGCCGGCATCGGCGAGTTTTATGCGCCGGAAGCGATTATTGGAACGCAAGTTTGCGTTGTAACCAATCTAAAACCCGTTAAGTTGATGGGCTACGAAAGCGACGGAATGGTCTTGGCGGCAAAGGACAAAGACGGTCTGCGTCTAGCGCGCGTTGAATCCGCCGTAACGAACGGAACGCCTATCAAATGAGGATCTCCTCGCTTGTCGAGGTTATCCGCGGCAGACTGTTAAACAACCCCTCGATCGACGCGATCGGAGGGTTTAGCTTCTTGGCGCAAACGACGAAGCGCGGGGAGTGCTACTTTCATAACGGCGACGAGACGGCGTTAAACGCGGCGGTCGCGAACGGCGCGTTCGCGGTTGTCTTCGAGCAAGCGACGCAGCTTAGAGATTGCGAAATAGCGTGGATCGCTATCGACGATATGAACCGCTCCTTATCGGCGCTCTCGCGCTATTTGTTAATCGATCGCAACGCTCTGGTTTTTCGCGCCTCCAAAGCGTGCGCCGCGATCGCTAAGAGCGTAATTTTGGATAAGCGCGTGTCGGTCGATCCAAGCTGCAAAGAGGCGATCGCGCTACTTAGCCGCAAGGAGGATTTTGCGCCGCTTTTTATCTCTCAAGACGGCGGCGCTTTGATCGAGGCGGCGATCAACATAGAAACGTTGGCTTCGGAAGACGAAAACGCGCCGATCGCGATTGTTCGAGAGACGATCTTGCAGACGGAGATCTTATACGACGGCGAACGTTTTACGTTAGCTATGCCGTCGCTTTTTATACCGGAATTGTCCAAAGCGATCGCCTTTGCGCGGCGATTTGGCGCGCCGATTAAACTGGATCGCCGAATAGAGATCGATCGCTTCAGGGCATATCCGATCTCAAACGGCGAACGATTGTTGGTTTTTGATCGCGCAAACGACGAGGAGGCGCGAGAGGCGATCGCCTTTATCCGCCGCGTCGCTCCTTGGGCGAAAATATACGCTCCTAAAGAGCGTTTCGATCCAAAAGCCGCGTTCACCTGCGCGTATCTGAACGGTTTTGACATGCGGGAGGTATTCTCTAATCTGCCGCGATTTACCGTTTTACCGCTTTTTGCGCCCGATGGTTAAGCGTTTTTTAAACGTAGCGCCAAAACGCATCTAAAATACGTTAATATCACCCGTTTATTCTCACTATGGAGCGCCATTGCGTATTGTTCCTCTCTTGCTAACGCTTGCGATCGCGGCGTTTGGCGACGTTACGATTGAGAAAATCTGGTCGGACGACGAATTAAAAGCGCACGAATCGGGCGAGTTTTTGCGCTTTAGCCTCTATAAATTAGAGGGCAACGTTACGGGCAACACGCTTTTAGTCGTCGGCGGCGTGCATGGCGACGAGCCGGGCGGCTATTTCGCGCCGTCGGTTTTAGCCTCGCGTTATAAGATCAATAAAGGCGCGGTTTGGGTCGTTCCGAACCTGAACGCGGAGAGCATAGCCCGTTCAAGGCGCGGGCTATACGGCGATATGAATCGCAAATTTGAGAAAATCGCCGAAAAAGATCGCGATTTTGATATGGTGCGCGAAATCAAAAAGATCATTCTCGAACCAAGCGTCGATCTCGTATTAAATCTCCACGACGGACACGGATTTTACCGCGAGCGGTGGGAAAGCGCCATATTTAACCCCAGAGCTTGGGGGCAAACGCTCGTAATAGATCAAAAAACGCTCGCCGACGCGAAATTCGGCGCTATGGACGAGATCGCAAAGCGCGTTACGGACAATATGAGCGCGTCGCTAAAAGAGGAGCATCACTTTTTTCGCGTCAAGAATACGGAAACGCGCTATAAAGACGAGCAGATGCAAAAATCGCTCACCTATTTCGCGGTTACTAACTTAAAACCCGCGTTTGGGCAGGAGACGAGCAAAAATATCGACGCGCTGGCTTTGAAAGTCGAGTATCACTTACGCTCGATAGAAGAGTTTATGAAGGTGATGGGTATTGAATACGAGCGCGATTTTGAACTCTCTGCGAAAGGCGTTCAGGCGGTTTTGGACAATAGCGGCTCTCTCAAAATCAACGATAAAATATCGCTTGAACTGACCGAGCTAAGAACCGTTTTGCGTTTTATGCCGTTGCGCGGCGGCAAAAAAGATCGTTTTGTTTTCGATCACCCGCTCGGCGCGATGAAACAGATAGACGGGCGCTACGACGTTTTCATAGGCAATAAGCGCATAAGCTCTTTTTATCCTCAATTTTTCAACGATAATTGCCAACTGGATAAAGCGACGATCGCGATCGACGGCGCGAGCGCCGTAACGGCGATCGGCGATACGTTCGAGGTCAAAAACAGCTTTAATATCGCGCCGATCGAAGGCGTTCGCGTAAACGTGATAGGTTTTAGCGCCAAAAACGCGCGAAACGAAAGCGGAATCGTAATCGAGAGAAAAAATATGATCGGACGTTTTAGCGAAGACGTTAGGGAGCGAATCTACCGCGTGGAGTTTTATCGCGGCGACAATTTTTGCGGGACGATTAACGCCAAATTCGCTAAGTAGCTTTCGCGTAAGTCAACGCGGCGTATCCGTATTTGGATCGCGCTTTGAGCGCCGCGTCGTCAATGCGGCGGTTTTTGCGATCCTCTTGATAGGAAAACAGACCATAAACGACGGGTTTATCGTTGAAATCGCCGGCGCTAACGGCTAAATAGTTTATGGCGTCGCTTGGATTTTTGTCGATCGTTTTGAAAGCCTCTTTGGCGATCTGCCGCAATAGCTTCTCGCTAAACGGGCGATCGGCTCTAATTTTGACGCGCTCGTTCGGAAAAATCTCATAGCCCGCGATAAAGGTAAAACTAAGCGGTTCCTTGTTGCTCCGCGCGATATTATAGGCTAGACGACCGCATAGGATATACAGCCTTCGTAGCGCTTCGGCGCGATCGAAGATCGGATCGAAAACGCGCGATATGCCTATCTGTTTGCGCTCGCTCGCGTCGGTTTCTAGCGCAATCCGCTCTCCTTGCAGCTCGCGAAGCAGATCGCGCCCGTTTTTGCCGAGCGCGGTTAGCAGGCTTGGCGATCTGAGCGCGTCGCCCAGCGTTCTTACGCCGTATCGCTCTAAATACGCGCCCGTCTTTTGCCCGATTCCGGCGAGCGCTTTGATTGGTTTGTCGTTTATAAAGCCGTTTATATCGCCGTCTTTAACGATCAAAACGCCAAACGGCTTGGCGCTTTTTGACGCCAGCTTAGCGATCGATCTGTTTGCTCCCGCGCCAATAGAGGCCGGCAGACGCAACTCTTTGTAAAGATCGGCTTGCATATTGCGCAGATACCGCTCGATTTCGTGTTCTTTGATAAATCCCTCTAGCGATCCAAAAAATTCGTCTATGCTATAGCGCTCCAAAACGGGAACGCGCGCCTCTAAAAACTCGGCGGCGGCGTTGGATAACGACGTATAAAAAGGTAGATCGGCGCCCAAAACTCGCAGTTTCGGGCAGCGGCGCAACGCCTCGCAAAGCGTAGTCCCCGTTTTAACGTCGAAACTGCGCGCCTCGTAACTCGCGGCGATCACCACTCCGCGCGCGCGAGAGCCTTCCAAAAAATGTGATCGCCAATCGCCGCCGTCAAATTTACCGCTAGACGCGCAAGGAGGCTTTTGGGCGCTCGCGTTTGTTTTGATCGTCTCGCCGCCAAAGATCGCCGCGTCGTTTCTCTTTACCACCGCAGCCGCCGCGCCGCGAAACGGAGCGTAGCGCGTCCTCTCGGCGCTAACGAAAAAGCAATCAAAATCAAGATGAATAATCATCGCAAATCGGCGCTAAAAACGCCCGTTACTCTGCCGATTATCCGCGCTTCGTCGGGGGAGACCTCGATATTCGGATAAGCCGCGTTGTCCGAAACCAGCGTTAAAGAGCCGATCGCGGCGCGGCGGATACGTTTGACAAACAATCCCAGCGGCGCGGCGATCGCGTAAATAGCGCCGTCCTTGATCCTATCTTCGCCGCGATCGATAAAGATAAGATCGCCGTTTTTTATCGTCGGCTCCATCGAGTCGCCCTCGACCTTAACTATGTCGATCGCGCTTCGATCGCCGCGCGAGGCAAAGGCAAAACAAGGCGCCAACGCCGCCGTTTCATACTCCTCGCCCAGATCGAACGTTCCGCCGCCGGCTGAAAGTTTAGCCTCGCCGAAATACCTAGCGAACGAGTAACGCTCCGTGTTTTCCACAAGCGAAGCGGCGCTTTGGTTGAACAACACCCAATTGATGCTGACGCGCCGCTTAGCGCAGAAGGCGGCGATCTCCTCTAAAGGAAGGCGATCGCGGCTTTTGAGCGTCGCCAAAGCGCCCGCGCCGACGCCAAGCGCCCGCGCTACGTCCGCGTCTTTTACCTTTCCCTCGAACTCGCTTGAAAGTATCTCTTTGATCCGATCTAACGCCTCTTGCGCTCGCGCCATCTTTCGCTCCTTTTTTTGGACAATATAACACGTTGCAATTAAAATACCGTAAAAGATTACATAATGTGATGTTAGCTACGATCGCGATTTAAATAAATCAAGATTTGATCGGCGCGATTTTCCGCTCGACTAGCCCGCTTTTACCGCAAGATCGCTAAAATATAGTTTTAACACGTGTCGGAGTCGTATGAAACAAAGAATAGGCGTTATTTTGGCGCTTGGCGCGTTGGCGCTTGGTTGCTCGCAAAAAGAGGTCTCCAATCAAAGCGCGGAGTATTGGTATCGTCAGGTTTCGGAACAGATCGTAAGAGGCAATATAGAGCTGGCGGGCGATCGGTATTCGGGGTTGGCGGGAGAGCATTTCGGATCGCCTCTTTTAGCGGAGGCGACGCTTATGATGGCGATCGCGCATTTGGAAGCCGAAGAGTATCTGCTCGCCAATTTCTATCTCGACGAATACGCAAAGCGTTTCGGCGCGCGTCAAAACGCGGATCGCATCGCGTATCTTAAATTGCTTTCGGATTACCGCGGAATTACGCGCCCCTTGCGCGATCAGAAATTAGCGCTAGACGCGATCGAGCGATCGGAGGCTTTTGTATCGCGTTTTGGCGAAAGCCGATTTAAACCGTTCGCGGCGACAATC
Protein-coding sequences here:
- the metG gene encoding methionine--tRNA ligase — protein: MSDPFYVTSPIYYVNDVPHIGHAYSTIICDVLARNARLKGREVYFLTGTDEHGQKIEQAAKAKNETPKAYADKISAEFKALWDYFDVTYDRFIRTTDRDHELGVQKAFEIMLKNGDIYKGEFEGRYCVSCETFWSDSQLLEGGACPDCGRPTELLKEENYFFRMSAYQDRLLQWYESDENLILPRSRRNEVIRFVQSGLEDLSITRTTFEWGIKLPKSVADPKHVIYVWLDALMNYVTALGWGTDEKNLRFWSNAAHVIGKDILRFHAIYWPAFLISLNLPLPKRIAAHGWWTRDGAKMSKSKGNVVVPREVADAYGLERFKYFMLREVPFGQDGDFAQKALIDRINSDLANDLGNLLNRLLGMAEKYFSLNVTTVNTPHFDEKKEEIDILIASLDTLFESMQFHRYLEELWKVFSIGNKAINDFKPWEKMKTGDDSQVAELLVFVANLLAKGAALLAPIMPKSADQIAKALGVTIDAAIRKSLIEQGEWIASFALERQAPLFARIESALLAEAPSVGSETPDASFDRVTIDEFRKIEIKVGVIAEAKRVEKSDKLLLLQVDLGEGKPRQIVAGIGEFYAPEAIIGTQVCVVTNLKPVKLMGYESDGMVLAAKDKDGLRLARVESAVTNGTPIK
- the surE gene encoding 5'/3'-nucleotidase SurE; the encoded protein is MKEILITNDDGYEADGLKALIEALRPLGRLTIVAPATEKSSCGHSLTLTRPLKFIGVSDDFYKLDDGTPSDCVYLALHSLFADRAPDLVVSGINRGANLGEDMTYSGTVAGAMEATLKGINAIAISQFMTRDDNGGYSYDYDLAAKTAREIVQKIFEGGFPLPPRQLLNINIPHVRPNRCKGWKITVASRRVYTNDASRRVNPRGEEYFWLGSLPFDFIPTENGDYEALIDGYVSITPVMCDLTARASIQTLRARINGSL
- the bamD gene encoding outer membrane protein assembly factor BamD encodes the protein MKQRIGVILALGALALGCSQKEVSNQSAEYWYRQVSEQIVRGNIELAGDRYSGLAGEHFGSPLLAEATLMMAIAHLEAEEYLLANFYLDEYAKRFGARQNADRIAYLKLLSDYRGITRPLRDQKLALDAIERSEAFVSRFGESRFKPFAATIGVKAKLFSRELSLKIADLYRRLDKEEAAKYYEAFGEFKPANDGKWEPSYSWFPKSLFE
- a CDS encoding succinylglutamate desuccinylase/aspartoacylase family protein encodes the protein MRIVPLLLTLAIAAFGDVTIEKIWSDDELKAHESGEFLRFSLYKLEGNVTGNTLLVVGGVHGDEPGGYFAPSVLASRYKINKGAVWVVPNLNAESIARSRRGLYGDMNRKFEKIAEKDRDFDMVREIKKIILEPSVDLVLNLHDGHGFYRERWESAIFNPRAWGQTLVIDQKTLADAKFGAMDEIAKRVTDNMSASLKEEHHFFRVKNTETRYKDEQMQKSLTYFAVTNLKPAFGQETSKNIDALALKVEYHLRSIEEFMKVMGIEYERDFELSAKGVQAVLDNSGSLKINDKISLELTELRTVLRFMPLRGGKKDRFVFDHPLGAMKQIDGRYDVFIGNKRISSFYPQFFNDNCQLDKATIAIDGASAVTAIGDTFEVKNSFNIAPIEGVRVNVIGFSAKNARNESGIVIERKNMIGRFSEDVRERIYRVEFYRGDNFCGTINAKFAK